Genomic DNA from Sphingomonas hankookensis:
GGATCATCGATAGTCGATCCGCCACAGCTTGAGCGGCGACCCCTTGGGCAGCGGCACCGGGGTCAGCCATCCCGGCACCTTGCCATGCGCCAGCAGGTCGTAGAAGCCGCCGGGCGAGCGGGCGCGGTAAACGGTCGTCTCCGCCATGTTGGGGCAGGTCAGCAGATAGGTCGCGCCATGCCGCCGGGCGATGGTGCGGAAATTGTCCGGATCGCCCTGGAACGCGTGATGCACGTCGAGGATCGCGTCGCCGTTGCGATGGTACGGGCCGGTGATGCCGTCATGATGCGTCGCGACGATCAGGCGGGGCCCGAGATCGACATGGGTGAACATTACCGCCGCCGGAATCCGGTTCAGCGCCTGTAGCGCGGGCAGGCTGGCGCAGCGGGCGCCCGCGCGGAGCACCTGCTTGGTGCGGGCGTCCTGCGGCTTGATGCGCACGCTCTTGCCGACACCGGCGGCGGGCAGGCTGGAGAGTGCACGCACCACCGGATCGACCGCGAAGCTGCCCAGCACCAGCACCGCCGCGACGCTGCCGAGTACCCGCACGATCGCACTATTGCGCGACAGCAGCCATGGCAGCAGCACCCAGGCGAGGGCGACCGCGCCGGGCACCGCCAGCAGCTGTGCCGCCGGGCCGGCGCGGATCTGCCAGAACAGCATCGCGACGGCGAAGGCGGTGAACAGCGTGATCGCCGCCCATGGCACGAGCGTCGGCGACCGGCGTGCGCGCCACGTGGCGAAGATGGTGCCGAGGAGGCCGATGATCGGTCCGGTGACGATCGGCAGAATGGTGCGGCCGGGCATCGAATAGAGCGGCTTGGCCTCGCGCACATTGTTCAGCCAGGTGCGGGCCAGCTCCTCCGACACGCCTTCGGGACGTTGCAGGCATTGCGGGAACAGCGCGGCAAAGGCGCCGGCCAGCGCGCCGCCGGCGACCAGCGCCAGCGCGAGACGGACGAGGCGGTTTTCGGGCGCGATCCATGCCAGCAGCACCAGCAGCGCGCCACCCGCGACCACCGCCGACAGCCACACCGGGGTCAGCGCGTCGCAGCGCATCGCGTAATTGGCGTTGGAGGCGAAGGCGACGAAACCGATCGCGCTCGCCCCCGCCAGCGTCGCGCCATAGACGGTCAAGCGGCGTGCCTCCGCCCGCTCCCAGACCCAGCGCAGGGCGACGATCGCACCGGCCATCGCGCAATAGGGCAGGAGTTCGAGCCCGATGGTCAGCGATAGCGCCGAGGACAGGCCGACGACCATGCCGCCGCGCGCCTGTTTCGGATCGGCAAGGCCGGCGACCGTCCAGGCGAGGCAGGCGAGCTGCCAACCATGATGGTCGATGCGTTCGGGCATGAACATCAGCAGCGTCGACGAACAGCCGAGCAGGAACAGGATCGCGAACGGCCATGCCACCGGCGACACCAGCCGCCGCACCGTCACCGCCAGCGCCGCCATCGCCACGCCCATCGGCAAGAGCGGCGCGATGCCGACCGCGAGCTTTTCTGCCCAGACCGGCCCGGCAAAGGGCTTGAGCAACAGGATCAGCCCCGCGATCGGCAGGTCGACCAGGCGCGACCAGTGGATGTCCAATCCCCCCGGCGGGTTCAGCCGGTATTGGCGCAGGTCGTACCAGCCCTGACCGCCCAGCCACGCACGCACCTGCATCAGGCGCATATTGTCGTCGGTGTCGGACAGGGCCAGCCAATGGACTGCGTTCCAGCGTTGCCACAGGAACCACGCGGCGATCACCACCCAGGCGAGCAGCAGCCAGCGCCGCCAGTGACGGTCGAGTTCGGTGAGGCGCGCGGGCGTGTCGGTCAAAATCGCTTTCCCCAAGCCGCCACGCATTCTACGGCGGCTGTCCTGCCATGGTGGCAACAGGCGCGCTGTATCGGATGGCGCGCAAAGGACAAGGGTGGCACGCGGGTGATCGCGCGGATCGAACGGTTGATGGCGGATGGGGTGCTGGGGCAGTTGATCCGCTTCGGCATCGTCGGACTGTTGGCGACGGCGGTCTATTCGGCGGTGTATCTGCCGCTGGTCTATCATGTCCTGCCGACCGGCTATGCGTTCGTCGCGGTGATCCCGGCCTTCGTGGTCGCGGCGACCTTCGGCTGGTTCGCGCACGGCCGCTGGAGCTTTCAGGGCCATGGCACGCGGACCGAGGGTGCCGAACAGCCGATCAAGTTCGTGCTTGTGCAGGGGTTCGGCATGGTGCTGAACGGCCTCTTCACCTTCGGCATGGTCGATCTGGGCGGGTTGCCCGACTGGAGCCCGCTGGTCCCCGCCGTGCTGGTCACGCCCTTCGCCACCTTCGCGCTCAACCGTTCATGGGTATTCGGATAAGATGGACCGCATCGTTTATGACCGCATGGCGGCGCACGACTCGACGCATTGGTGGTATCGCGCGCGGCGCGAAATCCTGGCCGACTATGTCGAGCGCTATGCCGGGTTGAAGCCGGGCTCGCGCATCCTCGAGATCGGTTGCGGCACCGGGCACAATTTGCCGATGCTGGGGGCGTTCGGCGAGGTCGACGCGATCGAGATCGATCCGGCGGCGCGCGCCATCGCCAGCGAGCGGCTGGGCAAGCCGGTCGGCACCGCGCCGCTGCCGACGCTGGCGGGGGTGACTGGCACCTATGACATGATCGCGGTCCTCGACGTCGTCGAGCATATCGAGGACGATGTCGCGACGTTTCGCGGCATGGCCGAGCGGTTGGCACCCGGCGGCAAGATCCTGGTCACCGTCCCGGCGCACCAGTGGATGTGGAGCGCACACGACGTGGTGAACCATCATCATCGCCGCTATTCGAAGGCGACGCTGGCCAAGGCGATTGCCGATGCGGGCCTGAAGCATAACGGCCTGCGCTATTTCAACTCGCTGCTGTTTCCCGCCGCCGTCGCGGCGCGGGTCGCGGGCAAGCTGACCGGCAAGGACGACAGCGACGACTCGCCGCCGCCCAAGCCGCTGAACAAGGCGTTCGAGGCGATCTTCCGGCTGGAACGGCATCTGCTGGGGCGCTTGCCGATGCCGCCGGGGCTGTCGATCGTTACCTTGGTGACCAAGTAGCGTCCGTCATCGCCGAGGCGAGGCGGGCGACGACGCTGGCATGGTCGGGCAGGAACGGGGATAGGGCGCGGGCCGGCGGAATGCCGGTGCCTTCGTAGAATTTCCCGTCGGCAGCGCGATAGGCTTCGGCGGGGAGCGTCAGGCTCCAGCCGTTCGGTAGCGGCTTCACCAGTTGGTCGGACAGCGCGCCGCGGGTCCGGCCGCCGACATGCCGGACATGGGGCAGCGCGCGCATCGCGAGGGTGAAGGTTTCGCCTGCGCTGACGGTAATGTCGCTGGTCAGCAGCGTCACCCGGCCGGCGTAGCGCATCCGCGACGACGGTTCGACGCGGAACGGCTGCCATCTATTCGTTCCGACCGGGGCCTTGGCAAAGCCGAGGGTCGGGCGGCTGGCGAATCGTCCGGCGATCCGCAGACTGACGCTGTCATAACCGCCGCGATTGTTGCTGACGTCGACGATGACGCCGGGCAGGTCGCGGAAATCGGTCAGTGCCGCATCGAGTGCGGCGTCCAGCGCGGCCAGTTCGCCCTGCCCCTGTTCGGCGAACCCGCCCATGGTCAGGATGTTGATATAGCCGATTCGGCCGATCCGCCCCCACAGGATGCGGCGACGCGCGACGAGATGGCCGCCGCCGTCCAGCAGGGCGGTGATGCCGGTGCGATAGCGGTCGTTCCACGCGCGCTCGCGGGCGGCGGGATCGGCGCCGAGCGCCGGGTCAAGCCGGGCGGCACGCAGCGTCGGCGCCTCGCCGCTCTCCATGCTTCGGTCTTCGCCGTCGATCGTTGCCGACAGCGAGACGTGCGCGTCGTCCAGCGGATCGAGTGCCGCTGCCAATCGGTCGTACAGCGTTGCGGGGGTGCTGTCGGTCGGGATCGCGGAAAGCCGCTTTGCGAGCTGTCGACGGTGGCGCTTGCGTGGGGGTGTCCGGGGGTAGAGGTCGGCGAAAGTCGCCGCGACGAGGCTGGCGATGTCGCTGCTGGACCAAGAGCGCGCGGTCCAGCAGGCGGCGGGCAGGGCGGCGATCCGCCGGTACACATAGCGCGTCTGGCCCTGGCCTTCCGAAAACGCGACTTGGTCGGGATCGAGCATCGTCGCGTCCTGATCGACGATCGTCTGCCCGGCATCCGTATCGGGGTCAGGGTAACAATAGGGGCCGGCGACATGGTAGAGCGCCGGGCGTCCGGCCGTTACCGTCAGGAGCTGGCCATAGCCTTCCGCCCGCCATGTGCCGGTGAGATCGGCGGGCGCTGCTCCAAGCGTCAGCGGCAGAACCGCCAGGGCGATCAGGCGTCGGGCGAATGGCAAGCGCTCAGCCCCGCCGGAACCATTTGAACTTCGGACCTGCCGATTGCAGCACGCCATGCCGGAACAGGCGCGCGCCCAGACTGATCGTGATCGCGACCCATAGCAGTTGCCATGCAAGGGCGGCGACATGCGGCCAGATGTCGGCGCTGGTCGCGGCGCGGCCGGCCATGGCGAAGGGGCTGCTGAACGGGAACAGCTCGGCTGCCGTCGCGATCCAGGTGCCGGGCCGTCCGATCGCGGCCAGCGCGAAGGCGAACATCGCCATCTGGAAGATGGTGATCGGTAGCGACAGCATCTGGATCTCGCGCGGGGTCGATGCCTGCGCGCCGACGGTCAGGAACACCGATCCGAGCAGCATATAGGCGAGCGTGAAATAGAGGATGTACAGCAGCACGAACCCGGGAAAGCCGATCGCGGGCGCGATGCCCGACAGGCCTGCGGCGAATTCGGGCGGCAGCAGCGCGCCGATATTCGCCCCGACCGCCGCCCAGAAGGCGAGGAACAGGATCGCCACGCCGAACATGCCGATCAGCTTGCCGAGGAACACCGATTCCAGCGGCACGGCGGCAGCCAGGACCTCGATCACCTTGTTCGAGCGTTCCTCCGCCATGGTGCCGACCGCCTGTCCCGCCAGCATCAGCGTGACGACGAACAGGGTGACGACGGCGAAGGTGCCCGCTGCGCTCTTGCCGCCGAGCGACGTGCTGTCGCGTTCGACGCGGGTGAAGGTCGGTTGCGACAGCGGCGCTCCGGACAGGCCGGCACGCCGGTCACGCACCGCCTGTTCCGCGATCGCCGCCAGATATCTCGCGGTGGTCGACGTGATATTGGCGTGGATCAGCTGCGGTGCCTCGAGCGGGCCATAGAGGACCGAGGGCACGTCGACGTCGGGATCGGACAGCAAGGCGCGCGCCTGTGCGGCAGGATCGGCGGCGGGCGCGACGGTCGCCAGCGGCGGCAAGCCGCGTTCGCGGGCAATCGCCGGGCGGATCAGCGCATCGGCGGCGCGCAGCCGCGCGGCATCCTCCGGCGTGGCGATGGCGTAGAGCTTTTCCTTGCCCTCCGCGCCCTGACCCACGGTCATCGCGCCGAGGCTGCCCATCGCGCCGAACCCGGCGAACAGCAACGGGGCGAGCAGGAAGAGGAGGAACATCGGCGTCATCACCGTCGCGGCAAAATCGCGGCGGGCGATGGTCATGGTCTGGCGGATCAGCTTGGCGGTGTCGCTCATGCCGCTTCCCCCCGCGCGGCGTCGCCGACGATGCGGACGAACGCGTCGTGCAGCCCGGGCCGTTCTATCGAGAGGCCCGAAATGCCGTAGCCCGCGTCGATCAGCCGCACCAGCATCCCCTCTATGCCGTCCGCCGGCAGCGTGAAGCGCCAGCCGCCGCGATCCTCCTGCGCATCGGCGGGCAGCAGCGCGGCGATGCCCGGTGCGGGGTGGTGCGGCACGTAATGCGCCTTCATCGGCAGCAGCGCGCGGGCGTCGTCGACAGTCCCCTCGAACCGGCGACGGCCGCCGGCGATGACGCATAGCCGGTCGCACAGCCGTTCGGCATGGGCCATGACGTGCGTGGAAAACAGGATGGTCGCGCCCCGGTCGCGCTCGGCGCGGATCAGCGCTTCCAGCCGTTCCTGGTTGACCGGGTCGAGACCGGAAAAGGGTTCGTCGAGGACAAGAAAATCGGGCTGGTGCACGACGCTGCCGAGCAGCTGGACGAACTGCGCCATGCCCTTGGACAGCTTGCGGATCTTCGAATCGACCGCATGGCCGAGGCCGGCCTGTTCGAGCATCGCCGCCGCCCGCTTGCGCCCGGCCGACCAGTCCAGCCCACGCAGCGCGCCCATGAAGGCGATCGCCTCGCGCGCCTTCATGCCGGGATAGAGGCCGCGTTCCTCGGGCAGATAGCCGACCCGATCGGACGCGTCGCGCGGGGAGCGGCAGCCCAGCAGCGTGCGCGATCCTTCGTCGGGTTCGATGATGCCGAGCAACATGCGCAGCGTCGTCGTCTTGCCCGCGCCATTGGGGCCGAGCACGCCGTACACTGCGCCGGTCGGCACCGACAGGTCGATGCCGTCGACGACCCGCCGGTCGCCGAACCGCTTGACCAGCCCGGTCGCGTGCAGGGCCAGGTCATTCCGGGCAAGATGATCGTCGCGCAACCGCTATCCCCTCCAACGACGCTCTTTAGCGTGCGCATGGAAAAGCGTAGCGGGGGGAAGTGATCCAAGACAAGGCCATCCCGAGCGATATTGTTGACCGTATCCGGGTCAAGGCGGCCGAATGCGGGTTCGTCGCCTGCGGCATCGCCCGCGCCGATGCCGCGCCGCGCACCGCCGAACGGCTGCGGCAATGGCTGGACGAGGGACGTCACGGGTCGATGATCTGGATGGAGGAGCGTAGCCAACAGCGCGGATCGCCCGCCGGATTGTGGAGCGAGGTGCGCTCGGTCATCGCGCTCGGCATGAGCTATGCCCCCGCCACCGATCCGCTGGCGCTGGCGGGTGTGGGAGACCGGGGGCGCATCTCGGTCTATGCGCAGGGCGGCGACTATCATGATGTGGTCAAGAAGGCGCTGAAGGCCCTTGGCCGCTGGCTGGCGCAGGAGTCGGGCTGCGATCTGAAGGTGTTCGTCGATACCGCGCCGGTGATGGAGAAGCCGCTTGCCGAGGCGGCGGGGCTGGGGTGGCAGGGCAAGCATACCAATCTGGTCAGCCGGACCCATGGCAGCTGGCTGTTCCTGGGCGCGATATACACCACGCTGGACCTGACGCCGGACCGGGCGGGACGCGATACGTGCGGGTCGTGCGATGCGTGCCAGCGGGCGTGCCCGACCGATGCGTTTCCCGCGCCCTATCGCTTGGATGCGCGGCGCTGCGTCTCGTACCTGACGATCGAACATGCCGGGCCGATCCCGCACGAGCTGCGCGAAGGGATCGGCAATCGCATCTATGGCTGCGACGATTGCCTGGCGGTGTGTCCGTGGAACAAGTTCGCGGCGGCGGCAGCGGCGAACCGGGCGTTCGCGGCGCGCGCCGAACTGGCGGCACCGCGCCTCGCCGATCTGATCGCGCTGGACGATGCCGGGTTTCGGGAGGTCTTTCGCGGGTCGCCGATCAAGCGGATCGGGCGTAACCGGATGGTGCGCAACGCGCTGATCGCGGCGGGGAATAGCGGGGATGCGGCGTTGATCGGCCCGGTGCGTGCGGCGTGTAGCGATCCCGATCCGGTGGTGGCCGAAGCGGCCACGTGGGCGTTAGGCCGCCTGTCGGGTTAGGTCGGCATCGAGCCATTCGATCCGGTTCCGCCCGCCATGCTTGGCGCGGTACAGCGCCTCGTCCAGCCCGCGCAGCAGCGCCGGCGGATCGACCGGCCAATGGTCGAGATGATGGGCGCCGATGCTGGCGGTCACGCGGATCGCGGTGCCGTGTCCGTCGATGCGCAGCGCGGCGATGGTGCTGCGCAGCCGTTCGGCGATGAGCGCGCCCGCCTGCGCATCGGGTGCGACGAGCGCGAGCGCGAATTCCTCGCCGCCCAGCCGGGCGCACAGATCGTCTTCGCGGCAGCAACCCTCGATGGCGGTGGCCACCGCTCGCAGCACCGCGTCGCCCGCCGGATGGCCATGGCGGTCGTTGATCGATTTGAAATGGTCGAGATCGAGCCAGAGCAGCGTCAGCCCGCCATCGTTGGCGCTCGCCTCCAGCCGGCGGTGGAGCCGGTGTTCGAACGCCCGGCGGTTGAGCAGCCCGGTCAGCCCGTCATGGTCGGCAGCCTGCTGCAACTGCGCCATCAGGTCGTCGCGCACCGCCATCGCGCTGCTGATCGTGAGCGGCACGAGCGCGAGGAACGCGACGGCGATGCGGATCGACACGACCATGCGCGGGATCGACAGGTCCTGTCCGATATCGACCATCCCCAGGCCGATGGTGATCATGCACCCGCTGCCCAGCGCCATGGTGACGAGCGCGGCGGTCGACACCGAATAGGTCATCGCGCACAGCAGCAGCGCGGGCATCGGGAACATGATGCTGCCGGGTCCGTCGAAATAGACGGCAAGGACGCAGGAGACGGCGAGCAGGAGCAGCGGCCAGAGCGGCTTGGCCGCGGCGGCGGTCGCGACGCGCCGTTCGCGCCGCCAGGGCGGCTGCACGGTGAGCATCGCGGGCAGGAAGATCAGGTAGTTGGCGATCTCGCTGGCGGTCCAGGTCATCACCGTCTGGGTCGGCGATCCGTGGAACTGCACGACGACCATCACCGCGCCGGTCAGCGCGGCGACGAGGCTGCCGGGCAGCAGGCCGACCGAAATGCGCATTACCGAATGGACCCGCCGCAAGCGCAGGTCGCGCGACGCGAGGCGGCGCAGCGCCAGTACCGCGACGAAGGTCCCCGACACATTGGCGGCAGCGAACCAGCCGCTGAGCGCAGGGCTCTGGCCGAAGAGCAGGTCGGCGAGGACGAAACCGGCGCCGGCACCGAACCAGCCGGCCGGGCGGTGCAGATGCGGCGCGCGCACCATGGTACCGACGAGGATCGCATTGGCCGGCCAGAAGGCGACGGAGAAAGCGTGGCGGGTGATCAGCCCCAATGCCGCGCCACCGCCGACCACGGCGCAGACCAGCAGCATGGCGCGGACCGCATCGACCATCGGCCCCCGCCCGGCAAGCGGGCGCGCGGTCCATGGGGGCGCGCCTTGCGCGCCGGACGGAACGGTGGTCGGCATCGCGCGCGATTCTAGGGCGTGGCGGTAAACAAGCGGTAAGGGGCGGGCGTCATGCACCGCTTTCGCGACGAACCGCGGCCAGATCGCCATTGGGCCGCCCCTGAACATGGGCCCAGTCGCGGAATTTCCAGTCGCCGCCCCAGACCAGCCCCTCCGCCTTCGCCGCCTTGCCCAGCGCGCGGAAAAAGACATGGGCGTCGGGTTCGCGCCAATACCAGCGTTCGTCGACCAGATCGGCGGCCCAGGCGGCGGGAATGCCTTCCGGCGTCTGGGCATTGTGGAAGCTGAAGCGCACCTTGCTGGACCCGGCACGGAACAGGCGCTGTTGGACCTCGACCGACCGCCAGCCATAGACGACGACCGGGCGGAACCGCTCGGTGCGCAACCGGGCGATGACCGCGACGACGCGCGGGCGGAAGCGGGGGTGGAGGCTGGCGAGCTTGCGCTCCTGCGGCCAGTTGCTGCTGTCGCCGTCCCAGTGCGCCGGGGCGGCGCGCAGGCGGGCGAGGGTGGCGCCGCCGGGATCGACCCGGCCATCGGCGTCGATCCCGAAGCGATCCTGTGCACTACGGATCGCGGCGATCAGGCGCGGACCGGCGATGCCGTCGATCCCGCCCGGATCGATCCCGATGCGCAGCAGCAGCCATTGCACCGCGCGCACATCGCCCGCGCGGTTCACGCCGCCTTCCCCGACCGCCGCCTCGATCATCGCCCTACCCCTATCCTGTTCATCGCGCGGGGACGCTGGCGGGCGAAATCCTACATTTCAAGCGCGGTTCAGCGGCGCCGGGCGCGTGCTGCCGCGACCTGTGCGCCGAATGCGCGGGCCCGTTCGTCGAGCGCCGTGGTGTTCGCCCAGGCCGGGCCGCCGGCTCGCGCCTGCTTCGCAAGGCGTCCGATCATCGCACTTTCGGCGCGCAGGGTACGCGCTTCCGCCCGGCTGAGGTCGCCACGCCGCCGTCCGTCGCGGATCGAGCGGTTCGCGTCGTTCAGGTCGCGATCGAACGAGGCGCTGGGCGCTGCCGGCATTTCGCGCACGGCGGAACGGCCCCCGTCCCAGATTTGCGCGCTGGCGGGTGCGGCGATCGCAAGCAGGAGGATCGGCAGGATCACACGCATCGGCATTCTCCTTCATCTACGCGCATCCTATCGTCGCGGCACCATCCGCGCCATCCGGCTTTTCCTGTCGCGCAGCTTGGGGTAACGCCAGCGCCCATGATCCGTCCTGCCCTGTCCATCGTCGTTCCCTGTTACAACGAGGCCGCCTGCCTCGACGTGCTGCACACCCGCATTTCGGCGGCGGCGCGCGCGGTGGTCGGCGACGATCATGAAATCGTGCTGGTGAACGACGGATCGCGTGACCAGAGCTGGGCGGTGATGGAGCGGCTGGCGGCGTCCGATCCGCGGCTGGTGGCGATCAACCTGTCGCGCAACCACGGGCATCAACTGGCGCTGACCGCGGGGCTCGACCTGTGCGCGGGCGAGCGCATCCTCATCATCGATGCCGATCTGCAAGACCCGCCCGAATTGCTGGCGGACATGCTCGCGACGATGGAATCGGAAGGCGCCGATGTCGTCTATGCCGTCCGGCGCAAGCGCGAGGGCGAGACCTTCTTCAAGAAGCTGACCGCCGCCGGCTTCTACCGCGTGCTCGACCGGGTGACCGATACCCCGATCCCGCTCGACACCGGCGATTTCCGGCTGATGAGCCGGCGGGCGCTCGACGCACTGCTGAGCCTGCCCGAACAGGCGCGCTTCATTCGCGGCATGGTGGCGTGGGTCGGGTTCCGGCAGGTGCCGTTCCCCTATGACCGCGACGAACGGCTGGCGGGCGAGAGCAAATATCCGCTGGGCAAGATGATCCGCTTCGCCCTCGACGCGGTGACTGGTTTCTCCACCGCGCCGCTCCGCCTCGCCAGCCATATGGGGCTGGTGCTGACCGGGCTGTCGCTGCTGCTGTTTGCCTATATCGCGATCGGCTGGTTGTCGGGCAGCGCGGTGCAGGGATGGACGTCGACGATGCTGGTCGTGGTGTTCCTGGGCGCGGTGCAGATGTTCGTACTGGGGATGATCGGCGAATATCTGGGGCGGCTGTACGTCGAATCGAAGCGGCGGCCGCTCTATCTGGTGGCGGACGTGGCCGGGCCGGTGAAGGGGCGGGCGAGTCTGGGGTATCGGGCCGGGGACCGGGGCGAGGTTACGGTGTCGCCGGTGCTGCCCGAGCAGTCGTAGAAGGTCGGGTTCACGCGAAGGCGCGGAGACGCGAAGAAGGAGATAGATTTCGCGCAGAGACGCGGAGGCGCAGAGAGGTTGCGGGCGCGGACAGGTTTTCCGCGATAGCGGCCTCACTCGTCGTTGCAGCGAAAGATGTCGTCTCCCGGTCGCGTGCGCCTGCCGGGTACGAACCCGCTCTGCGCCTCCGCGTCTCTGCGCGAACCCATTTCTTCTTTTTCTTCGCGTCTCCCCGCCTTCGCGTGAAAACGACTTACCGCGCACCAACCTCGCCCAGCAACCAAGACCGGATCGCACTGGCCAAATTGGGCGGATCGTCCCCCTCGATCCGAACCGCATCGATCGCCGCCACCAGCGCCGACAACGGCAGCGACCGCCGTGCCGCGGCATCCTCCAGCGCCGTCCAGAAACCGGGTTCGAGGCTGATCGAGGTCGCGTGCCCGGCGATGGTGATCGACCGCTTCACCGGCCCGCGAAAGCCGCCCGGCGGCGCGACCGGCTTCATTCGCTGTCGAACAGCGACGCCAGCTGCTCGATCATCGTGCCGGCCA
This window encodes:
- a CDS encoding AcrB/AcrD/AcrF family protein, encoding MTDTPARLTELDRHWRRWLLLAWVVIAAWFLWQRWNAVHWLALSDTDDNMRLMQVRAWLGGQGWYDLRQYRLNPPGGLDIHWSRLVDLPIAGLILLLKPFAGPVWAEKLAVGIAPLLPMGVAMAALAVTVRRLVSPVAWPFAILFLLGCSSTLLMFMPERIDHHGWQLACLAWTVAGLADPKQARGGMVVGLSSALSLTIGLELLPYCAMAGAIVALRWVWERAEARRLTVYGATLAGASAIGFVAFASNANYAMRCDALTPVWLSAVVAGGALLVLLAWIAPENRLVRLALALVAGGALAGAFAALFPQCLQRPEGVSEELARTWLNNVREAKPLYSMPGRTILPIVTGPIIGLLGTIFATWRARRSPTLVPWAAITLFTAFAVAMLFWQIRAGPAAQLLAVPGAVALAWVLLPWLLSRNSAIVRVLGSVAAVLVLGSFAVDPVVRALSSLPAAGVGKSVRIKPQDARTKQVLRAGARCASLPALQALNRIPAAVMFTHVDLGPRLIVATHHDGITGPYHRNGDAILDVHHAFQGDPDNFRTIARRHGATYLLTCPNMAETTVYRARSPGGFYDLLAHGKVPGWLTPVPLPKGSPLKLWRIDYR
- a CDS encoding GtrA family protein; this translates as MIARIERLMADGVLGQLIRFGIVGLLATAVYSAVYLPLVYHVLPTGYAFVAVIPAFVVAATFGWFAHGRWSFQGHGTRTEGAEQPIKFVLVQGFGMVLNGLFTFGMVDLGGLPDWSPLVPAVLVTPFATFALNRSWVFG
- a CDS encoding class I SAM-dependent methyltransferase, which codes for MDRIVYDRMAAHDSTHWWYRARREILADYVERYAGLKPGSRILEIGCGTGHNLPMLGAFGEVDAIEIDPAARAIASERLGKPVGTAPLPTLAGVTGTYDMIAVLDVVEHIEDDVATFRGMAERLAPGGKILVTVPAHQWMWSAHDVVNHHHRRYSKATLAKAIADAGLKHNGLRYFNSLLFPAAVAARVAGKLTGKDDSDDSPPPKPLNKAFEAIFRLERHLLGRLPMPPGLSIVTLVTK
- a CDS encoding S41 family peptidase, with amino-acid sequence MPFARRLIALAVLPLTLGAAPADLTGTWRAEGYGQLLTVTAGRPALYHVAGPYCYPDPDTDAGQTIVDQDATMLDPDQVAFSEGQGQTRYVYRRIAALPAACWTARSWSSSDIASLVAATFADLYPRTPPRKRHRRQLAKRLSAIPTDSTPATLYDRLAAALDPLDDAHVSLSATIDGEDRSMESGEAPTLRAARLDPALGADPAARERAWNDRYRTGITALLDGGGHLVARRRILWGRIGRIGYINILTMGGFAEQGQGELAALDAALDAALTDFRDLPGVIVDVSNNRGGYDSVSLRIAGRFASRPTLGFAKAPVGTNRWQPFRVEPSSRMRYAGRVTLLTSDITVSAGETFTLAMRALPHVRHVGGRTRGALSDQLVKPLPNGWSLTLPAEAYRAADGKFYEGTGIPPARALSPFLPDHASVVARLASAMTDATWSPR
- a CDS encoding ABC transporter permease, which gives rise to MSDTAKLIRQTMTIARRDFAATVMTPMFLLFLLAPLLFAGFGAMGSLGAMTVGQGAEGKEKLYAIATPEDAARLRAADALIRPAIARERGLPPLATVAPAADPAAQARALLSDPDVDVPSVLYGPLEAPQLIHANITSTTARYLAAIAEQAVRDRRAGLSGAPLSQPTFTRVERDSTSLGGKSAAGTFAVVTLFVVTLMLAGQAVGTMAEERSNKVIEVLAAAVPLESVFLGKLIGMFGVAILFLAFWAAVGANIGALLPPEFAAGLSGIAPAIGFPGFVLLYILYFTLAYMLLGSVFLTVGAQASTPREIQMLSLPITIFQMAMFAFALAAIGRPGTWIATAAELFPFSSPFAMAGRAATSADIWPHVAALAWQLLWVAITISLGARLFRHGVLQSAGPKFKWFRRG
- a CDS encoding ABC transporter ATP-binding protein; protein product: MRDDHLARNDLALHATGLVKRFGDRRVVDGIDLSVPTGAVYGVLGPNGAGKTTTLRMLLGIIEPDEGSRTLLGCRSPRDASDRVGYLPEERGLYPGMKAREAIAFMGALRGLDWSAGRKRAAAMLEQAGLGHAVDSKIRKLSKGMAQFVQLLGSVVHQPDFLVLDEPFSGLDPVNQERLEALIRAERDRGATILFSTHVMAHAERLCDRLCVIAGGRRRFEGTVDDARALLPMKAHYVPHHPAPGIAALLPADAQEDRGGWRFTLPADGIEGMLVRLIDAGYGISGLSIERPGLHDAFVRIVGDAARGEAA
- the queG gene encoding tRNA epoxyqueuosine(34) reductase QueG, which produces MIQDKAIPSDIVDRIRVKAAECGFVACGIARADAAPRTAERLRQWLDEGRHGSMIWMEERSQQRGSPAGLWSEVRSVIALGMSYAPATDPLALAGVGDRGRISVYAQGGDYHDVVKKALKALGRWLAQESGCDLKVFVDTAPVMEKPLAEAAGLGWQGKHTNLVSRTHGSWLFLGAIYTTLDLTPDRAGRDTCGSCDACQRACPTDAFPAPYRLDARRCVSYLTIEHAGPIPHELREGIGNRIYGCDDCLAVCPWNKFAAAAAANRAFAARAELAAPRLADLIALDDAGFREVFRGSPIKRIGRNRMVRNALIAAGNSGDAALIGPVRAACSDPDPVVAEAATWALGRLSG
- a CDS encoding GGDEF domain-containing protein — protein: MPTTVPSGAQGAPPWTARPLAGRGPMVDAVRAMLLVCAVVGGGAALGLITRHAFSVAFWPANAILVGTMVRAPHLHRPAGWFGAGAGFVLADLLFGQSPALSGWFAAANVSGTFVAVLALRRLASRDLRLRRVHSVMRISVGLLPGSLVAALTGAVMVVVQFHGSPTQTVMTWTASEIANYLIFLPAMLTVQPPWRRERRVATAAAAKPLWPLLLLAVSCVLAVYFDGPGSIMFPMPALLLCAMTYSVSTAALVTMALGSGCMITIGLGMVDIGQDLSIPRMVVSIRIAVAFLALVPLTISSAMAVRDDLMAQLQQAADHDGLTGLLNRRAFEHRLHRRLEASANDGGLTLLWLDLDHFKSINDRHGHPAGDAVLRAVATAIEGCCREDDLCARLGGEEFALALVAPDAQAGALIAERLRSTIAALRIDGHGTAIRVTASIGAHHLDHWPVDPPALLRGLDEALYRAKHGGRNRIEWLDADLTRQAA
- a CDS encoding peptidoglycan-binding protein, translated to MIEAAVGEGGVNRAGDVRAVQWLLLRIGIDPGGIDGIAGPRLIAAIRSAQDRFGIDADGRVDPGGATLARLRAAPAHWDGDSSNWPQERKLASLHPRFRPRVVAVIARLRTERFRPVVVYGWRSVEVQQRLFRAGSSKVRFSFHNAQTPEGIPAAWAADLVDERWYWREPDAHVFFRALGKAAKAEGLVWGGDWKFRDWAHVQGRPNGDLAAVRRESGA
- a CDS encoding glycosyltransferase family 2 protein gives rise to the protein MIRPALSIVVPCYNEAACLDVLHTRISAAARAVVGDDHEIVLVNDGSRDQSWAVMERLAASDPRLVAINLSRNHGHQLALTAGLDLCAGERILIIDADLQDPPELLADMLATMESEGADVVYAVRRKREGETFFKKLTAAGFYRVLDRVTDTPIPLDTGDFRLMSRRALDALLSLPEQARFIRGMVAWVGFRQVPFPYDRDERLAGESKYPLGKMIRFALDAVTGFSTAPLRLASHMGLVLTGLSLLLFAYIAIGWLSGSAVQGWTSTMLVVVFLGAVQMFVLGMIGEYLGRLYVESKRRPLYLVADVAGPVKGRASLGYRAGDRGEVTVSPVLPEQS